A portion of the Poecile atricapillus isolate bPoeAtr1 chromosome 7, bPoeAtr1.hap1, whole genome shotgun sequence genome contains these proteins:
- the HEBP2 gene encoding heme-binding protein 2 isoform X1 translates to MPMNCVSLPALVKMIKSFKQTFLSLDLKSPRWSSTEAVAKDYELRQYETAKWVSTVIRGETQKEAMRQGFWKLFHYIQGKNEKEMKIDMTVPVTCLVKSGCTDFKISFFVPFEHQDCPPQPTDSNVFIEERKAAPLFVRSFGGFATPEKYAEEADILARTLRNRGQPFHEDFFYTAGYDSPFKLFNRHNEVWYFKK, encoded by the exons ATGCCAATGAACTGTGTCTCCCTTCCAGCTCTGGTTAAGATGATCAAGTCCTTCAAGCAAACATTTCTGTCCCTGGACCTGAAGTCCCCTCGCTGGAGCTCAACAGAGGCAGTG GCAAAGGACTATGAACTGCGTCAGTATGAGACAGCAAAGTGGGTCAGCACAGTCATTAGGGGAGAAACCCAGAAGGAAGCAATGCGCCAGGGCTTCTGGAAACTCTTCCACTACATCCAGGGAAAGAACGAAAAAG AAATGAAGATTGATATGACTGTGCCAGTGACCTGCCTGGTAAAATCAGGCTGCACAGACTTCAAGATCTCTTTCTTTGTGCCATTTGAACACCAGGACTGCCCCCCACAGCCCACTGACTCCAATGTGTTTATTGAGGAACGGAAGGCAGCACCTCTCTTTGTCCG GTCCTTCGGTGGATTTGCCACCCCAGAGAAATATGCTGAGGAAGCTGACATCCTGGCCAGAACCTTAAGAAACAGAGGCCAACCATTCCACGAAGACTTCTTTTATACTGCAGGCTATGACAGTCCCTTCAAGCTCTTTAACAGGCATAATGAAGTgtggtattttaaaaagtaa
- the HEBP2 gene encoding heme-binding protein 2 isoform X2 encodes MIKSFKQTFLSLDLKSPRWSSTEAVAKDYELRQYETAKWVSTVIRGETQKEAMRQGFWKLFHYIQGKNEKEMKIDMTVPVTCLVKSGCTDFKISFFVPFEHQDCPPQPTDSNVFIEERKAAPLFVRSFGGFATPEKYAEEADILARTLRNRGQPFHEDFFYTAGYDSPFKLFNRHNEVWYFKK; translated from the exons ATGATCAAGTCCTTCAAGCAAACATTTCTGTCCCTGGACCTGAAGTCCCCTCGCTGGAGCTCAACAGAGGCAGTG GCAAAGGACTATGAACTGCGTCAGTATGAGACAGCAAAGTGGGTCAGCACAGTCATTAGGGGAGAAACCCAGAAGGAAGCAATGCGCCAGGGCTTCTGGAAACTCTTCCACTACATCCAGGGAAAGAACGAAAAAG AAATGAAGATTGATATGACTGTGCCAGTGACCTGCCTGGTAAAATCAGGCTGCACAGACTTCAAGATCTCTTTCTTTGTGCCATTTGAACACCAGGACTGCCCCCCACAGCCCACTGACTCCAATGTGTTTATTGAGGAACGGAAGGCAGCACCTCTCTTTGTCCG GTCCTTCGGTGGATTTGCCACCCCAGAGAAATATGCTGAGGAAGCTGACATCCTGGCCAGAACCTTAAGAAACAGAGGCCAACCATTCCACGAAGACTTCTTTTATACTGCAGGCTATGACAGTCCCTTCAAGCTCTTTAACAGGCATAATGAAGTgtggtattttaaaaagtaa